In Planococcus sp. MB-3u-03, the DNA window CGTGTTTTTACTGGTGGTGTCAAAATCACGGATCATCACCGAAAGGGAATGGTATATTATCCCATTCGGACGCCGGCTCGCTGCGTTGCAATTGGCGCTCAATCCACGAAAGAAAAGGAGTTAGACAATGCATACCATTCATATACTCGGCCTTGGCGCCGGGGATCTTCTGCAATTGCCGCTCGGCGTATACCGTACTTTGAAAGAGGCGGACCCGCTTTACTTGCGGACAGCGGATCATCCGGTCGTTACAGAGCTGGAGACAGAAGGCTTACGTTACGAGAGCTTTGATGCAATTTACGAAAAGCATGACGATTTTGCGCCGGTTTATAAGGAAATCGCCGAGACGCTTATCGCACTTGCGGAAAACGCATCCGTTTATTACGCAGTGCCGGGACATCCGCTTGTTGCGGAACAGACGGTGCAATTTTTGATCGAAGCAGAAAAACAAGGGCGCTGCACTTTATCGATTGCCGGGGGGCAAAGCTTTTTGGACGCCATATTCGGCGCGTTGCGCATCGATCCGATCGAAGGCTTCCAGCTGGTCGACGGCATCGGCCTCGACAGCGACCGGTTGAATATGACCGAACACATTTTGATTGCGCAAGTGTATGACCAGTTCAGCGCATCCGAAGTGAAACTGTCGTTGATGGAGAAATACCCGGACGATTATCTGATAACGATCGTCACAGCCGCAGGTGCAGCTTCTGAGCGCTTGCGCACGGTGCCGCTTCACGAACTCGACCACGCGGCAGAAATCGATAATTTGACGACGGTTTACGTGCCTCCTGCAACGGAGCAGACACAGCGTTTGAAAGAATGGCAGACCTTCCGCGACATCATCGCGAAACTGCGCAGTCCGGAAGGCTGCCCGTGGGACCGTGAGCAGACCCATGAATCGCTGCGCCCGTATTTACTCGAAGAAGCGCACGAATTGCTGCAGGCGATCGAAGAGGAAGATGATGAAGCCATCGCGGAAGAACTCGGCGATGTGCTATTGCAAGTGTTCTTGCACGCGCAAATCGGCCAGGACAACGGCTATTTCCAACTCGAAGATGTGCTAGAAGCCATCAGCGATAAAATGATCCGCCGCCATCCGCATGTGTTCGGTGACGTGAATGTAGCGTCAGCGGATGAGGTGGTGGATAATTGGCAAGCGATCAAGCGCCAGGAAAAGCCAGCGGGCGAATCGCTGCTCGATGGCCAGGACCGCTACAGCTCGTCTCTCTTGACCTCGTATAATTACCAGAAGAAAGCAGCGAAAGTGGGCTTTACCTGGAAAGACGCGGACGGCGCGTGGGCGAAGTTCGAAGAGGAATTGCAGGAGTTCAAGATCGAAGTGGCGAATGGTTCAAAAGACCAGCAGCTCGATGAATTCGGCGACTTGTTGTTCACGCTCGTCAACATCGCGCGTTTTTACGGCTTGTCGCCCGAACAGGCGATGGTCCAGGCGAACCGCAAATTCCGCACGCGCTTTTCGCACGTGGAGCAGCGCGCGAAAGAAGGCGGCCGTACGTTTTCAGATTACACACTAGACCAGCTAGACAGCCGCTCGCACGCAGCGAAAGCTGGACACGGAGAGGACGAAAATCA includes these proteins:
- the mazG gene encoding nucleoside triphosphate pyrophosphohydrolase, with translation MHTIHILGLGAGDLLQLPLGVYRTLKEADPLYLRTADHPVVTELETEGLRYESFDAIYEKHDDFAPVYKEIAETLIALAENASVYYAVPGHPLVAEQTVQFLIEAEKQGRCTLSIAGGQSFLDAIFGALRIDPIEGFQLVDGIGLDSDRLNMTEHILIAQVYDQFSASEVKLSLMEKYPDDYLITIVTAAGAASERLRTVPLHELDHAAEIDNLTTVYVPPATEQTQRLKEWQTFRDIIAKLRSPEGCPWDREQTHESLRPYLLEEAHELLQAIEEEDDEAIAEELGDVLLQVFLHAQIGQDNGYFQLEDVLEAISDKMIRRHPHVFGDVNVASADEVVDNWQAIKRQEKPAGESLLDGQDRYSSSLLTSYNYQKKAAKVGFTWKDADGAWAKFEEELQEFKIEVANGSKDQQLDEFGDLLFTLVNIARFYGLSPEQAMVQANRKFRTRFSHVEQRAKEGGRTFSDYTLDQLDSRSHAAKAGHGEDENHETR